In Thiovibrio frasassiensis, one DNA window encodes the following:
- a CDS encoding ABC transporter substrate-binding protein, with amino-acid sequence MKRMILIVFLLTLMLSAAAVAASERQKQADRHTALPARAQRIVSLGPLNTENLYLLGAGDRLVGDTSYCVRPEAAKHKPKIGSVMQVSIEKIISLHPDLVLATALTRPEQINQLEKMGVRIVRFRQPASFAEICGQFIELGKLLGLEERARQIVSQAREEVAALQRRLVPLPKKKVFLQVGSRPLFASVPGSFTHDFIALAGGVNIAGDQRTGTMQVEKVIAENPEVIIIAIMGSETGIAAEEKKNWRQMYVLKAAQTGRIHTIDPDLVCSPSPATFTQTLRIIATLIHPELDGQKDE; translated from the coding sequence ATGAAGCGGATGATCCTGATTGTTTTTTTGCTCACCCTCATGCTGAGCGCAGCAGCCGTTGCCGCCTCGGAGAGGCAAAAACAGGCGGACCGGCATACTGCGCTGCCGGCCAGAGCGCAGCGCATCGTTTCCCTGGGCCCGCTCAACACCGAAAATCTCTATCTGCTCGGGGCCGGGGACCGTCTCGTCGGGGACACCAGTTACTGCGTCCGCCCGGAAGCGGCAAAGCATAAGCCGAAGATCGGCTCGGTCATGCAGGTTTCCATCGAGAAAATCATCAGCCTGCATCCCGACTTGGTGCTGGCCACCGCCTTGACCCGGCCGGAGCAGATAAACCAGCTGGAAAAGATGGGGGTGCGGATTGTCCGCTTCCGGCAGCCCGCATCCTTTGCCGAAATCTGCGGACAGTTTATCGAACTCGGAAAATTATTAGGCTTGGAAGAGCGGGCCCGGCAGATCGTCAGCCAGGCGCGGGAAGAGGTTGCCGCTCTGCAGCGCAGGCTCGTGCCTCTCCCGAAGAAAAAAGTCTTTCTCCAGGTAGGGAGCAGGCCGCTCTTTGCCTCGGTCCCAGGTTCATTTACCCACGACTTCATCGCCCTGGCCGGCGGCGTCAATATCGCCGGAGACCAACGTACCGGCACGATGCAGGTAGAAAAGGTCATCGCCGAAAATCCCGAGGTCATCATCATTGCCATCATGGGCTCGGAAACGGGCATTGCCGCGGAGGAGAAAAAAAACTGGCGGCAGATGTACGTCCTCAAGGCCGCGCAAACGGGAAGGATACATACCATTGATCCGGATCTGGTCTGTAGCCCATCGCCGGCAACCTTCACCCAGACGCTCCGGATCATTGCCACCTTGATCCACCCGGAACTCGACGGGCAAAAAGATGAGTGA
- a CDS encoding ArsR/SmtB family transcription factor, protein MLRYKQENKAAGGELCQCRIIHGEKVQRAKESRLPGGEVERLADFFKAFADPTRLKILRALSEEEMCVCDLAAFLGISESAVSHQLRMLRQLALVANRREGVVLYYHLTDAHVSQLVQIALEHLRE, encoded by the coding sequence ATGCTCAGATATAAACAAGAAAACAAAGCCGCCGGCGGAGAACTCTGCCAATGCCGCATCATTCATGGGGAAAAGGTGCAGCGCGCCAAGGAGTCCCGCCTGCCCGGCGGAGAGGTGGAGCGCCTCGCCGATTTCTTCAAGGCCTTTGCCGACCCCACCCGTCTGAAAATTCTCCGGGCTCTCAGTGAAGAAGAGATGTGCGTCTGCGATCTCGCCGCCTTTCTCGGCATAAGCGAATCCGCGGTGAGCCATCAGCTGCGGATGCTCCGGCAGTTAGCGCTGGTGGCCAACCGTCGCGAGGGGGTAGTGCTTTATTATCACCTCACCGATGCGCATGTCAGCCAGCTGGTCCAAATTGCGCTTGAACATCTCAGGGAGTGA